The Chanos chanos chromosome 6, fChaCha1.1, whole genome shotgun sequence genome includes a region encoding these proteins:
- the timeless gene encoding protein timeless homolog isoform X2, with the protein MDLYMMNCELLATCSALGYLEGDIYHREPDCLESVKDLIRYLRHEDDTRDIRQQLGAAQILQNDLLPIITQHGQDKPLFDACIRLMVNLTQPALLCFGKVPEDPAFRHHFLQVVSYLQAYKVAFASEKVFGVLSETLYNLLQLDWEQRQEEDNLLIERILLLIRNVLHVPADPHDEQNVDDDASVHDRLLWAIHMSGFDDLLKFLASAQSEQQWSMHVLEVISLMFRDQTPELLVSAGQSRSVQEKQRDAQELEALRHKELAEKRTRTLQRGTRHSRFRGSYVVQGLKSIGENDVIFHQGLHNFKNYSHDAGKAVRRVPKRKQMAKDTESQRRSALNVRLFLREFCIDFLENCYNRLMYLVKENLIREQVQQHDETYYLWALTFFMAFNRGHCFRPDLVSETMSLRTFHFIEKNITNYYEMMLTDRKEATSWSRRMHLALKAYQELLLTINEMDRSKDEGIRQSANVIKSNIFYLMEYREIFLTLLRKFDEKTQPRSFLRDLVESTHLFLRMLERFCKGRNNLLVQKKRVKRKKRGQKKASQPNTSPEVLEETWQIVSQELRDCGFQLSAALTEGTVPFDAASEVPLNEQRTEAMVRIQDCLLARSGPEALSLLRAAREVWPEGDVFGTVDVEPEEELDLLKQILFANLPRTASAEPPAEEEDDGAEIVEEEELESVRVSETEFNFLDFIKRFANPNIVRPYLLLLRSYSQNTPHTNHCITRMLHRLTVDLKMEGLLFQLSVFCLFNKILGDPAASAYQELVTFAKYVLNRFFALATQNNKAFVELLFWKNVGTVREMTEGYTKDSEGSKKQPRWTPEEEQELRQLYEEHRESEVPDIVETLLPLLSNPNRTRRQVVTQMVHMGLVNSAKDLKKEKKGTRIVLWTQEQEQELQMLFEEHKNSDDVLGNILKHLTAKRSRARVVDKLLSMGLVSDRKELYKKRRRNTPGRCSGMTEEEFFADLSGAAREDLMEEEEEEDLEEEDDESEEERDEETGLSPIAGKKSRSRESAADRNASLGRLAQDLRQEGMSGPLLWLQNCLNRAADDREEDGVSHAVPLVPLTEENEDAMENRSFQKLLRKVGIRAPADEQESFWRIPATMTIHQLRSAALSLSQLEGEGEGAEQPEGEGQGSPVPEQQDESQGHEQRAQALRALLLARQRKRGGTDKNGEPRTISRMSESEAKSSGKRSRVLDSDDDDDDDDDKDEDSPSKRGCDTKGDVYSDNESHPAPAKRRRQKVLSDDEEDS; encoded by the exons ATGGACTTGTACATGATGAATTGTGAGTTGTTGGCAACCTGCAGTGCCTTGGGATATTTGGAGGGGGACATATACCACAGAGAGCCAGACTGCCTGG AGAGCGTGAAGGACCTGATTCGCTACCTGAGGCACGAGGATGACACCAGAGACATCCGGCAGCAGCTTGGAGCCGCACAGATCCTGCAGAATGACCTTTTACCCATAATCACCCAGCATGGGCAGGACAAGCCACTGTTTGATGCCTGCATCAG ACTTATGGTAAACCTGACCCAACCAGCACTGCTCTGTTTTGGGAAAGTTCCAGAAGACCCTGCCTTTCGACATCATTTCCTCCAAGTGGTGTCTTACCTCCAAGCCTATAAAGTG GCATTTGCCAGTGAGAAGGTTTTTGGAGTGCTGAGTGAAACACTGTACAACCTACTGCAACTG gaTTGGGAGCAGAGACAAGAGGAGGATAACCTGCTGATAGAGAGGATTTTACTGCTCATTAGAAATGTGCTACACGTCCCTGCCGATCCTCATGATGAACAG AACGTGGACGATGATGCCAGTGTGCATGATAGACTGCTGTGGGCCATCCATATGAGTGGATTTGATGACTTACTCAAGTTTCTGGCCAGCGCACAGAGTGAACAGCAATGGAGCATGCATGTGCTGGAAGTCATCTCACTCATGTTCCGAGACCAG ACTCCAGAGCTGCTGGTGAGTGCGGGTCAGAGCCGCTCTGttcaggaaaaacaaagagacgCTCAGGAGCTGGAGGCCCTGCGCCACAAAGAGCTGGCCGAGAAACGCACTCGGACGCTACAGAGAggaaccag ACACTCTCGTTTCCGAGGGTCGTATGTGGTGCAGGGACTGAAGTCCATTGGTGAGAACGATGTAATTTTCCACCAAGGCCTTCACAAt TTTAAGAATTACTCTCACGACGCTGGGAAGGCAGTGAGGCGCGTGCCCAAACGGAAGCAGATGGCCAAAGACACGGAGAGCCAGCGGCGCTCAGCTCTCAACGTCCGACTCTTTCTGCGCGAGTTCTGCATCGACTTCCTGGAGAACTGCTACAATCGGCTCATGTACCTTGTCAAG GAGAACCTGATCCGTGAGCAGGTCCAGCAGCACGATGAGACGTACTATCTGTGGGCTTTGACGTTCTTCATGGCATTTAACCGAGGTCACTGTTTCAGGCCTGATCTCGTCTCTGAGACCATGTCTCTCCGCACCTTTCACTTCATTGAGAAGAACATCACCAACTACTACGAGATGATGCTCACTGATCGCAAGGAGGCCACGTCCTGGTCCCGCAG GATGCATCTGGCCCTGAAGGCGTACCAGGAACTGTTGTTGACCATTAATGAGATGGATCGCTCAAAGGATGAGGGCATTCGACAGAGTGCCAACGTCATTAAGA GTAACATCTTCTATTTAATGGAGTACCGTGAGATTTTCCTCACGCTGCTGCGGAAGTTTGACGAGAAAACCCAGCCACGCTCGTTCCTGAGAGATCTGGTGGAATCCACCCACCTGTTCCTCCGCATGCTGGAGCGATTCTGTAAAGGACGCAACAACCTGCTGGTTCAG AAGAAGAGAGTGAAACGGAAGAAGAGGGGTCAGAAAAAGGCTTCTCAGCCCAACACCAGCCCTGAAGTCCTAGAGGAGACATGGCAGATTGTGTCTCAGGAACTTAGAGACTGTGGATTTCAG TTATCGGCAGCCTTGACGGAGGGCACTGTGCCTTTTGATGCTGCGTCAGAGGTGCCCCTGAATGAGCAGAGAACGGAGGCTATGGTGCGTATTCAGGACTGTCTGCTGGCTCGCTCTGGACCAGaagccctctctctgctccgtGCCgcaag AGAGGTCTGGCCAGAGGGAGACGTGTTTGGCACAGTGGACGTAGAGCCTGAGGAGGAGCTGGATCTCCTCAAACAGATCCTCTTTGCCAATTTGCCCA gGACAGCAAGTGCTGAGCCCCCcgctgaggaagaggatgacgGAGCTGAGATagtggaggaagaagagctgGAATCTGTTCGAGTGTCTGAGACTGAATTCAACTTCTTGGACTTCATCAAACG GTTTGCCAACCCCAACATCGTGCGTCCGTACCTGCTCCTGCTTCGTTCGTATTcccaaaacacacctcacacgAACCATTGCATCACTCGCATGTTGCACCGACTGACTGTGGACCTGAAGATGGAGGGTCTGCTCTTCCAACTCTCTGTCTTCTGCCTCTTCAACAAGATCCTCGGAGATCCCGCTGCCTCCGCCTATCAG GAGCTTGTGACCTTTGCCAAATACGTTCTGAACCGGTTCTTCGCTCTGGCCACCCAGAATAACAAGGCCTTTGTGGAGCTGTTATTCTGGAAGAACGTTGGTACtgtgagagagatgacagaaggATACACCAAAGATAG TGAGGGCTCAAAGAAACAACCCAGGTGGACaccagaggaagagcaggaaCTGAGACAGTTATATGAGGAGCATCGAGAGTCTGAAG TTCCCGACATTGTGGAGACACTGCTGCCTTTGCTAAGCAACCCCAACCGTACACGACGTCAAGTTGTAACCCAGATGGTGCACATGGGCCTGGTGAACAGCGCGAAGGACcttaagaaagaaaa GAAGGGCACTCGTATTGTCCTGTGGActcaggagcaggagcaggagctcCAGATGCTATTTGAGGAGCACAAGAACTCAGACG ACGTGCTGGGGAACATTCTGAAGCATCTGACGGCGAAGCGCTCCAGGGCCCGTGTAGTGGACAAACTCCTTAGCATGGGCTTAGTGTCCGACCGCAAAGAGCTCTACAAGAAACGGAGACGTAACACCCCTGGCAGATGCTCTGGAATG ACCGAGGAGGAGTTCTTTGCTGATCTGAGTGGTGCGGCAAGGGAAGACCTgatggaggaagaagaagaagaggacttggaggaagaggatgatgagagtgaagaagagagagatgaggaaacaGGGCTCTCACCCATTGCAGGGAAGAAGAGCAGGAGCCGAGAGAGTGCCGCGGACAGAAACGCCAGCCTCGGAAGACTGGCCCAGGACTTAAGGCAAGAAG GGATGTCAGGACCTCTGTTGTGGCTGCAGAACTGTCTAAACAGAGCAGCAGACGACCGTGAAGAGGACG GTGTCTCTCATGCGGTGCCCCTGGTCCCCCTGACGGAGGAGAACGAGGATGCCATGGAGAACAGGAGCTTCCAGAAGCTCCTCAGAAAAGTCGGCATCCGAGCTCCAGCAGATGAGCAG GAGTCATTCTGGAGGATTCCAGCCACCATGACCATTCACCAGCTGAGGAGCGCAGCCCTGTCCCTCTCCCAgttggagggggagggggagggggcagagcaGCCGGAGGGGGAGGGGCAAGGGAGCCCCGTACCAGAGCAGCAAGACGAGTCTCAGGGCCATGAGCAGAGAGCGCAGGCCCTGCGGGCGCTGCTTCTGGCCCGACAGAGAAAACGAGGCGGCACTGACAAAAACGGTGAGCCTAGGACCATCAGCAGGAT GAGTGAGTCTGAGGCTAAAAGCTCAGGGAAGAGGAGCCGAGTACTggatagtgatgatgatgatgatgatgatgacgacaaaG ATGAGGACTCCCCATCAAAGAGGGGCTGTGACACTAAAGGGGACGTTTATTCAGACAATGAGTCGCATCCAGCCCCAGCCAAACGCAGACGCCAGAAGGTACTAAGCGATGATGAGGAGGACAGTTAG
- the timeless gene encoding protein timeless homolog isoform X1 translates to MDLYMMNCELLATCSALGYLEGDIYHREPDCLESVKDLIRYLRHEDDTRDIRQQLGAAQILQNDLLPIITQHGQDKPLFDACIRLMVNLTQPALLCFGKVPEDPAFRHHFLQVVSYLQAYKVAFASEKVFGVLSETLYNLLQLDWEQRQEEDNLLIERILLLIRNVLHVPADPHDEQNVDDDASVHDRLLWAIHMSGFDDLLKFLASAQSEQQWSMHVLEVISLMFRDQTPELLVSAGQSRSVQEKQRDAQELEALRHKELAEKRTRTLQRGTRHSRFRGSYVVQGLKSIGENDVIFHQGLHNFKNYSHDAGKAVRRVPKRKQMAKDTESQRRSALNVRLFLREFCIDFLENCYNRLMYLVKENLIREQVQQHDETYYLWALTFFMAFNRGHCFRPDLVSETMSLRTFHFIEKNITNYYEMMLTDRKEATSWSRRMHLALKAYQELLLTINEMDRSKDEGIRQSANVIKSNIFYLMEYREIFLTLLRKFDEKTQPRSFLRDLVESTHLFLRMLERFCKGRNNLLVQKKRVKRKKRGQKKASQPNTSPEVLEETWQIVSQELRDCGFQLSAALTEGTVPFDAASEVPLNEQRTEAMVRIQDCLLARSGPEALSLLRAAREVWPEGDVFGTVDVEPEEELDLLKQILFANLPRTASAEPPAEEEDDGAEIVEEEELESVRVSETEFNFLDFIKRFANPNIVRPYLLLLRSYSQNTPHTNHCITRMLHRLTVDLKMEGLLFQLSVFCLFNKILGDPAASAYQELVTFAKYVLNRFFALATQNNKAFVELLFWKNVGTVREMTEGYTKDSEGSKKQPRWTPEEEQELRQLYEEHRESEVPDIVETLLPLLSNPNRTRRQVVTQMVHMGLVNSAKDLKKEKKGTRIVLWTQEQEQELQMLFEEHKNSDDVLGNILKHLTAKRSRARVVDKLLSMGLVSDRKELYKKRRRNTPGRCSGMTEEEFFADLSGAAREDLMEEEEEEDLEEEDDESEEERDEETGLSPIAGKKSRSRESAADRNASLGRLAQDLRQEGMSGPLLWLQNCLNRAADDREEDGVSHAVPLVPLTEENEDAMENRSFQKLLRKVGIRAPADEQESFWRIPATMTIHQLRSAALSLSQLEGEGEGAEQPEGEGQGSPVPEQQDESQGHEQRAQALRALLLARQRKRGGTDKNAEPTSSADKAGSDIESPRSESEAKSSGKRSRVLDSDDDDDDDDDKDEDSPSKRGCDTKGDVYSDNESHPAPAKRRRQKVLSDDEEDS, encoded by the exons ATGGACTTGTACATGATGAATTGTGAGTTGTTGGCAACCTGCAGTGCCTTGGGATATTTGGAGGGGGACATATACCACAGAGAGCCAGACTGCCTGG AGAGCGTGAAGGACCTGATTCGCTACCTGAGGCACGAGGATGACACCAGAGACATCCGGCAGCAGCTTGGAGCCGCACAGATCCTGCAGAATGACCTTTTACCCATAATCACCCAGCATGGGCAGGACAAGCCACTGTTTGATGCCTGCATCAG ACTTATGGTAAACCTGACCCAACCAGCACTGCTCTGTTTTGGGAAAGTTCCAGAAGACCCTGCCTTTCGACATCATTTCCTCCAAGTGGTGTCTTACCTCCAAGCCTATAAAGTG GCATTTGCCAGTGAGAAGGTTTTTGGAGTGCTGAGTGAAACACTGTACAACCTACTGCAACTG gaTTGGGAGCAGAGACAAGAGGAGGATAACCTGCTGATAGAGAGGATTTTACTGCTCATTAGAAATGTGCTACACGTCCCTGCCGATCCTCATGATGAACAG AACGTGGACGATGATGCCAGTGTGCATGATAGACTGCTGTGGGCCATCCATATGAGTGGATTTGATGACTTACTCAAGTTTCTGGCCAGCGCACAGAGTGAACAGCAATGGAGCATGCATGTGCTGGAAGTCATCTCACTCATGTTCCGAGACCAG ACTCCAGAGCTGCTGGTGAGTGCGGGTCAGAGCCGCTCTGttcaggaaaaacaaagagacgCTCAGGAGCTGGAGGCCCTGCGCCACAAAGAGCTGGCCGAGAAACGCACTCGGACGCTACAGAGAggaaccag ACACTCTCGTTTCCGAGGGTCGTATGTGGTGCAGGGACTGAAGTCCATTGGTGAGAACGATGTAATTTTCCACCAAGGCCTTCACAAt TTTAAGAATTACTCTCACGACGCTGGGAAGGCAGTGAGGCGCGTGCCCAAACGGAAGCAGATGGCCAAAGACACGGAGAGCCAGCGGCGCTCAGCTCTCAACGTCCGACTCTTTCTGCGCGAGTTCTGCATCGACTTCCTGGAGAACTGCTACAATCGGCTCATGTACCTTGTCAAG GAGAACCTGATCCGTGAGCAGGTCCAGCAGCACGATGAGACGTACTATCTGTGGGCTTTGACGTTCTTCATGGCATTTAACCGAGGTCACTGTTTCAGGCCTGATCTCGTCTCTGAGACCATGTCTCTCCGCACCTTTCACTTCATTGAGAAGAACATCACCAACTACTACGAGATGATGCTCACTGATCGCAAGGAGGCCACGTCCTGGTCCCGCAG GATGCATCTGGCCCTGAAGGCGTACCAGGAACTGTTGTTGACCATTAATGAGATGGATCGCTCAAAGGATGAGGGCATTCGACAGAGTGCCAACGTCATTAAGA GTAACATCTTCTATTTAATGGAGTACCGTGAGATTTTCCTCACGCTGCTGCGGAAGTTTGACGAGAAAACCCAGCCACGCTCGTTCCTGAGAGATCTGGTGGAATCCACCCACCTGTTCCTCCGCATGCTGGAGCGATTCTGTAAAGGACGCAACAACCTGCTGGTTCAG AAGAAGAGAGTGAAACGGAAGAAGAGGGGTCAGAAAAAGGCTTCTCAGCCCAACACCAGCCCTGAAGTCCTAGAGGAGACATGGCAGATTGTGTCTCAGGAACTTAGAGACTGTGGATTTCAG TTATCGGCAGCCTTGACGGAGGGCACTGTGCCTTTTGATGCTGCGTCAGAGGTGCCCCTGAATGAGCAGAGAACGGAGGCTATGGTGCGTATTCAGGACTGTCTGCTGGCTCGCTCTGGACCAGaagccctctctctgctccgtGCCgcaag AGAGGTCTGGCCAGAGGGAGACGTGTTTGGCACAGTGGACGTAGAGCCTGAGGAGGAGCTGGATCTCCTCAAACAGATCCTCTTTGCCAATTTGCCCA gGACAGCAAGTGCTGAGCCCCCcgctgaggaagaggatgacgGAGCTGAGATagtggaggaagaagagctgGAATCTGTTCGAGTGTCTGAGACTGAATTCAACTTCTTGGACTTCATCAAACG GTTTGCCAACCCCAACATCGTGCGTCCGTACCTGCTCCTGCTTCGTTCGTATTcccaaaacacacctcacacgAACCATTGCATCACTCGCATGTTGCACCGACTGACTGTGGACCTGAAGATGGAGGGTCTGCTCTTCCAACTCTCTGTCTTCTGCCTCTTCAACAAGATCCTCGGAGATCCCGCTGCCTCCGCCTATCAG GAGCTTGTGACCTTTGCCAAATACGTTCTGAACCGGTTCTTCGCTCTGGCCACCCAGAATAACAAGGCCTTTGTGGAGCTGTTATTCTGGAAGAACGTTGGTACtgtgagagagatgacagaaggATACACCAAAGATAG TGAGGGCTCAAAGAAACAACCCAGGTGGACaccagaggaagagcaggaaCTGAGACAGTTATATGAGGAGCATCGAGAGTCTGAAG TTCCCGACATTGTGGAGACACTGCTGCCTTTGCTAAGCAACCCCAACCGTACACGACGTCAAGTTGTAACCCAGATGGTGCACATGGGCCTGGTGAACAGCGCGAAGGACcttaagaaagaaaa GAAGGGCACTCGTATTGTCCTGTGGActcaggagcaggagcaggagctcCAGATGCTATTTGAGGAGCACAAGAACTCAGACG ACGTGCTGGGGAACATTCTGAAGCATCTGACGGCGAAGCGCTCCAGGGCCCGTGTAGTGGACAAACTCCTTAGCATGGGCTTAGTGTCCGACCGCAAAGAGCTCTACAAGAAACGGAGACGTAACACCCCTGGCAGATGCTCTGGAATG ACCGAGGAGGAGTTCTTTGCTGATCTGAGTGGTGCGGCAAGGGAAGACCTgatggaggaagaagaagaagaggacttggaggaagaggatgatgagagtgaagaagagagagatgaggaaacaGGGCTCTCACCCATTGCAGGGAAGAAGAGCAGGAGCCGAGAGAGTGCCGCGGACAGAAACGCCAGCCTCGGAAGACTGGCCCAGGACTTAAGGCAAGAAG GGATGTCAGGACCTCTGTTGTGGCTGCAGAACTGTCTAAACAGAGCAGCAGACGACCGTGAAGAGGACG GTGTCTCTCATGCGGTGCCCCTGGTCCCCCTGACGGAGGAGAACGAGGATGCCATGGAGAACAGGAGCTTCCAGAAGCTCCTCAGAAAAGTCGGCATCCGAGCTCCAGCAGATGAGCAG GAGTCATTCTGGAGGATTCCAGCCACCATGACCATTCACCAGCTGAGGAGCGCAGCCCTGTCCCTCTCCCAgttggagggggagggggagggggcagagcaGCCGGAGGGGGAGGGGCAAGGGAGCCCCGTACCAGAGCAGCAAGACGAGTCTCAGGGCCATGAGCAGAGAGCGCAGGCCCTGCGGGCGCTGCTTCTGGCCCGACAGAGAAAACGAGGCGGCACTGACAAAAACG CAGAGCCTACCTCATCGGCTGATAAGGCTGGTTCTGACATTGAGAGCCCCAG GAGTGAGTCTGAGGCTAAAAGCTCAGGGAAGAGGAGCCGAGTACTggatagtgatgatgatgatgatgatgatgacgacaaaG ATGAGGACTCCCCATCAAAGAGGGGCTGTGACACTAAAGGGGACGTTTATTCAGACAATGAGTCGCATCCAGCCCCAGCCAAACGCAGACGCCAGAAGGTACTAAGCGATGATGAGGAGGACAGTTAG
- the prph gene encoding peripherin has translation MSHSSVRTSYRRTFGGPSSMSAYAPLSSRMPYSGGRYLSSMPPSVPSRSVGYRARSSTPTSRVSYDKVDFSLAEAVNQEFLATRSNEKQELQELNDRFASFIEKVRYLEQQNAGLQAELSQYKGQQQGQPNRASELFQQELRELRRQLELTGKDRDQIQVERDNLAEDLALLKQRFDEETQKRQEAENNLVLFRKDVDDATLSRLELERKIESLMDEIEFLKKLHDEEIQDVQVSVQTQQLKMEVETSARPDLTAALRDIRAQYENIATKNMQESEEWYKSKFTDLTDSAKRNAEAMRQAKQEANEFRRQIQSLNCEIDALKSTNEALLRQMREMEDQFGVETGNYQDNIARLEEEIRHLKDEMSRHLREYQDLLNVKMALDIEIATYRKLLEGEESRIVVPIMNVSSMRGGDYDQPSESGHGKKVVIKTVETRDGEVVKESRKEKDRDSRDSRDSRSAHDSKDSDRED, from the exons ATGAGTCACTCCTCTGTCCGCACCTCTTACCGTCGCACTTTTGGTGGACCCTCCTCCATGTCCGCGTATGCTCCTCTTTCATCCCGCATGCCCTACTCAGGAGGACGTTACCTCAGCTCCATGCCTCCGTCTGTTCCCTCTCGCTCAGTGGGCTACCGGGCTCGCTCCAGCACTCCTACCTCTCGCGTCTCCTACGACAAGGTGGACTTCTCGCTCGCCGAGGCCGTCAACCAAGAGTTCCTGGCCACGCGTAGCAACGAGAAgcaggagctgcaggagctCAACGACCGTTTCGCCAGCTTCATCGAGAAGGTGCGTTACCTGGAGCAGCAGAATGCTGGGCTCCAGGCGGAGCTGAGCCAGTATAAGGGCCAGCAGCAGGGCCAGCCCAACCGAGCCAGCGAACTTTTCCAGCAAGAACTCCGTGAGCTGCGCAGGCAGCTGGAGCTCACAGGTAAAGACCGGGACCAGATCCAGGTGGAGAGAGACAACCTGGCCGAAGATCTGGCTTTACTCAAACAGAG GTTTGATGAAGAGACCCAGAAGAGACAGGAGGCTGAGAATAATCTGGTTTTGTTCCGCAAG GATGTGGATGATGCCACTCTGTCTCGTCTGGAGCTGGAAAGGAAAATTGAGTCTTTGATGGATGAGATCGAGTTCCTTAAGAAGCTCCATGATGAG GAGATCCAGGATGTGCAGGTGAGTGTTCAGACCCAGCAGCTGAAGATGGAAGTGGAGACATCTGCACGTCCTGACCTCACCGCCGCCCTGAGGGACATCAGGGCTCAGTACGAGAACATTGCCACCAAGAACATGCAGGAGTCTGAGGAGTGGTACAAGTCTAAG TTTACTGACTTGACGGACTCTGCCAAGCGTAACGCTGAAGCCATGAGACAGGCCAAGCAAGAGGCCAACGAGTTCAGGAGGCAGATCCAGTCCCTCAACTGTGAGATCGATGCACTTAAGAGCACG AACGAGGCCCTGCTTAGGCAGATGAGGGAGATGGAGGATCAGTTCGGAGTGGAAACTGGGAACTACCAGGACAATATTGCccgtctggaggaggagatcCGTCACCTGAAAGATGAGATGTCTCGCCACCTGAGGGAGTACCAGGACCTGCTGAACGTTAAAATGGCACTGGACATAGAGATCGCCACCTACAGGAAACTGCttgaaggagaggagagcag GATTGTTGTTCCCATTATGAATGTATCCTCAATGCGTGGAGGTG ACTATGACCAACCCTCTGAATCTGGACATGGAAAGAAAGTTGTGATCAAGACTGTGGAGACTCGCGATGGAGAG GTTGTGAAGGAGTCCAGGAAGGAGAAAGATAGAGATTCCCGCGACTCCCGCGACTCCCGTAGCGCCCATGATTCTAAAGACTCCGACAGGGAGGATTAG
- the LOC115813649 gene encoding tubulin alpha-1C chain, with protein sequence MRECISIHVGQAGVQIGNACWELYCLEHGIQPDGQMPSDKTIGGGDDSFNTFFSETGAGKHVPRAVFVDLEPTVIDEVRTGTYRQLFHPEQLITGKEDAANNYARGHYTIGKEVIDLVLDRIRKLTDQCTGLQGFLVFHSFGGGTGSGFTSLLMERLSVDYGKKSKLEFSIYPAPQVSTAVVEPYNSILTTHTTLEHSDCAFMVDNEAIYDICRRNLDIERPTYTNLNRLISQIVSSITASLRFDGALNVDLTEFQTNLVPYPRIHFPLATYAPVISAEKAYHEQLTVAEITNACFEPANQMVKCDPRHGKYMACCLLYRGDVVPKDVNAAIATIKTKRTIQFVDWCPTGFKVGINYQPPTVVPGGDLAKVQRAVCMLSNTTAIAEAWARLDHKFDLMYAKRAFVHWYVGEGMEEGEFSEAREDMAALEKDYEEVGADSMEGEDEGEEY encoded by the exons ATG CGTGAGTGCATCTCCATCCATGTTGGCCAAGCCGGTGTCCAGATCGGCAATGCCTGCTGGGAACTTTACTGTCTTGAGCACGGCATTCAGCCGGACGGACAGATGCCCAGCGACAAGACCATCGGAGGAGGAGACGACTCCTTCAACACCTTCTTCAGTGAGACAGGAGCTGGAAAACACGTCCCTagggctgtgtttgtggatCTGGAGCCCACTGTCATTG ATGAGGTACGCACTGGGACTTACCGCCAGCTATTCCACCCTGAGCAGCTGATCACTGGGAAGGAGGATGCAGCTAACAACTACGCTCGTGGCCATTACACCATTGGCAAAGAGGTCATTGACTTGGTTCTGGACAGGATCCGCAAACTG ACTGACCAGTGCACCGGCCTCCAAGGGTTCCTTGTCTTCCACAGCTTCGGAGGTGGCACCGGCTCTGGTTTCACCTCCTTGCTGATGGAGCGTCTGTCCGTTGATTACGGCAAGAAGTCCAAGCTTGAGTTCTCCATTTACCCAGCCCCACAGGTGTCTACTGCCGTAGTAGAACCCTACAACTCCATCCTGACCACCCACACCACCTTGGAGCACTCTGACTGTGCTTTCATGGTGGACAATGAGGCCATCTATGATATCTGCCGTAGGAACCTCGATATTGAGCGTCCTACTTACACCAACCTTAACAGGTTGATTAGTCAGATCGTGTCCTCCATAACTGCCTCCCTCCGATTCGATGGTGCCCTGAATGTTGATCTGACAGAGTTCCAGACCAACTTGGTGCCTTACCCTCGTATTCACTTCCCCCTGGCCACATACGCGCCAGTGATCTCTGCTGAGAAAGCTTACCATGAGCAATTAACTGTGGCTGAGATCACCAACGCTTGCTTtgagccagccaatcagatggtCAAATGCGACCCTCGTCACGGCAAGTACATGGCCTGCTGCCTGCTGTACCGTGGCGATGTCGTGCCCAAAGATGTGAATGCTGCCATCGCCACCATCAAGACCAAGCGCACCATCCAGTTTGTGGATTGGTGTCCCACTGGTTTCAAGGTTGGCATCAACTACCAACCTCCCACTGTGGTTCCTGGTGGTGACCTTGCCAAGGTCCAGAGGGCAGTGTGCATGCTCAGTAACACCACTGCTATTGCTGAGGCCTGGGCCAGGCTGGATCACAAGTTTGACCTGATGTACGCCAAGCGTGCCTTTGTGCACTGGTATGTGGGTGAGGGTATGGAGGAGGGAGAGTTCTCTGAGGCCAGAGAGGACATGGCCGCCCTGGAGAAAGATTATGAGGAAGTTGGGGCAGATAGTATggaaggagaagatgaaggagaagaatattga